The following nucleotide sequence is from uncultured Draconibacterium sp..
AACAGGTACGTGCCACTCCCAGGGGGTTGCAATATAAACCAGGTCTACCAGTCCGCTTTCGCAAAGGGCTTTAAACGCGGTATCGCTTCCTGTAAATTCTTTTGCTTTAGGCAAACCGGATTTTGCCAGTGAAGCCTGCGCGCCATCAATAGCCGCCTGGCGTGTATCGCAAAGGGCAGTAACTTCAACACCATCAATAAAACCCATGCGGTCTACTGCTCCAATACCTCTGTCTCCGATACCCACAAAACCAATTCGTACTTTATCCAGTTTTGGTGCAGCATATCCACACATGTTAAAGTTCATTGCCGGAACATGCTCAGCAGATTTGCGGATAAATTTAACCTGTTCTTTTTCACTAACACTACCCGAGGCCATTAGCGGTGTAGTGGCAACAACACCTGCTCCGAGTCCGATATTTTTCAAAAATGCTCTACGATTTGTACCCATTTTATTCGTTTATTTTAGTATTTGTTTACCTGTTTTACTGTATTGACGATTCTTTTATACCTTTCCCCTACACTCGAATGGTAATTATATGCGGACCTAAATCATAATTTTGAATTCGGGTTTCAACCTTGAAAATCATATTTAGGTCCTGGTAAGAACAACATAAACTCTATCAGTCTCTATTATTCTGACTTAACCACATGGCTTACATCAGATAAAAGCTTTTGAGCTTTTTCTTCAGTTTCCGCTTCGCCATAAATCCTGATAATCGGCTCAGTATTCGATTTACGCAAGTGAACCCACCCTGCCGGGAAATTGATTTTTATTCCATCGATATCGTTACTCGGAAACTTTGCATATTTATTACGAACTCCTTCAAGAATGACATCCAGATCAATTGTATCATCCAACTCCAGTTTATGTTTTACCATCTTATAATCTGCAAACTGTGCTCTTAGTTCCGATGTTGTCTTTTTTGAGCTTGCCAGATGCGTAAGGAACAGTGCCACTCCTACCAAAGCATCTCTGCCGTAATGAAGTTCAGGATAAATAATTCCTCCGTTGCCTTCGCCTCCAATTGCGGCTTTTTGCTCTTTCATCGTTTTTACAACGTTGACTTCACCTACAGCAGATTCGAAAAACTCAACACCATGCTTTTTCGCAATATCTTTTAATGCCATGGTTGATGACAAGTTTGCGACCAGCGGGCCTTTAGAATTTTCAAGAATGTAATCAGCAACAGCAACCAGTGTATATTCTTCTCCAAATGGTTCGCCATTTTCGCAAACCAGGGCCAGACGATCGACATCGGGATCTACTATTATTCCAAGATCAAAATCACTATCTTTTATCTGAGAACATATCTCTTTAATGTTTTCAGGAAGTGGTTCCGGGTTATGTGCAAATTCTCCATCCGGCGTACAATTGATTTCTTTTACAACTCTCACTCCCAAAGCCTTTAACAGCCTTGGAATTGCAATTCCTCCCACTGAGTTTACGGCATCTACAGCGATAGAAAAACCTGCCTGCTCAATAAGTTTTTTATTAACCAGTGGAAGATTTAAGATATGTTCGATGTGCTTATCCAAATAATCTTCTTTTGAATAAGTGCCTAAATCATCCACTTCATTGAAGGTATATTTTTGCTCCTCCACCATTTTTAGCAAGTCTTTACCATCCTGGTCGGATATGAACTCACCCCGGCTATTCAATAGTTTTAAGGCATTCCAGTTTTTAGGGTTATGACTCGCAGTTATAATTATTCCTCCTCCGGCATTGTAATCGGTTACGGCCATCTCAACAGAAGGTGTGGTTGCCAAACCAAGATCAACCACGTCTATTCCTACAGAAAGCAAAGCACCTACAACAAGCTGATTTACCATTTCACCGCTTATTCGTGCATCGCGGCCTATTATTACCTTTTTATTACCACCACTTTTTTTTAACCAAACACCAAAAGCGCTTGAAATACTTACGATATCCATTGGTGTTAATGCCTCTCCGGGTTTTCCGCCAATTGTTCCCCTGATTCCGGAAATTGATTTTATTAATGTCATCTATTCGTTTTTTGATAAAAGATTATTAATTACTCCATAATTTTGCAGGGTAAACACCTTGTTGTACCAATGTATTGATGCTACTTATTGCCTTTTCTTTATCCTCCTTATATGTTACACCAAACCACTGAGATTCAGACTTCAACACTTTGACATTCGTTTCGCCTTCACTGATAATTTCACTTATTACAAAAGGGATATAAAACTCGGATTTTAACTCCTGTCCGTACTGCTTGAGAAACTGAGTGAACTGAGTTTCCAAATGACTAAATACACCAGGTGTAAAGCCCCAAAAATTCATTGAAACGATTGATTGGCTATCAATAAAATTCCACTTATGGTAATCGCGATAGGCAATTCCGTCATCCTTTTTTTCAACTTGCGTTCGTTCAACAACCGAAAGCAAATGATCACTATTATCCGTATTACAAACTCCCCTGGAAACTGAGCCATGCTCGGAGATTGTATTTTTCAGTCTGTACCCTACCATACCAAACACTTTTTCGGAACATTCCTTTATTAAAAATTCTGCCATGGTAAAAAAGGCCTCTCTTCCGTAATAATCGTCGGCATTAATAACCGCAAAAGGTTCGTTGATAGCTTCTTTAGCCATTAAAATAGCGTGTCCGGTTCCCCAGGGTTTTGATCTTTCCGGCGTGTATTCACACCCTGAAGGAACCTTCTCTATCTCTTGCGTTACGTATTCTGCTTCAATTTTCCCCTCCAGCTTTTTATTAAAAAGATCCTTGAATTCCTCTTCAAAACTTTCTCTGACAACAAAAACGATCTTGCCAAATCCGGCATCTATGGCATCATTTATCGAGTAATCAATAATCGTTTCTCCTGAAGGGCCTATCGGATCTATTTGTTTCAAACCTCCGTAGCGGCTTCCCATTCCGGCAGCTAGTACTAATAATGTTGGTTTCATCTTTAGTCGATTTTGTATTACTGATTTGCCTTGACAATCTTTTTCATTTCATCAAATTGCTCTTCAATACTCTGTAATAACCTGTATTGTGCACGTGTGCGAACAAGATTATGTTCGGCATACTTTATTTTGTAGTAATTATCGCCGTCTATATAATCCATCAGAAACCTCAACACCTGTTCGTATGTAATGTATTTCGCTGAAAACGCCAGGTAATCTAACTCCACTTGCGTCAAAAATGATTTTGTTTCTGATAGATACCCCCGGGTATATGCTTCAAAAATTTGTATATCCATTGAAACCTTATTAAGATCTTTATCATCTTCCAGCCCGGTATTTGTATACGACCGAATGGCGTCTCCAAAATCGTTTAAAGCAGTACTGCTTAATACGGTATCCAAATCAATCACACAAAGCACATCTCCTTTATCGTCGAAAAGAATATTATTGATTTTAGTATCATTGTGGGTAACTCTTGTTGGTATAACCCCCGTTTCAACTTTTTCCCAGAATCCGAGCATTTCTTCTCTTCTTTCCTCGATCCAGGCAATCTCCTTTTCCATGTCTTTTTTACGATCAACCGGATCTTTAGCCAACACCTCGTCCCACTGTTTAAAACGGAAGCGTATATTATGAAACCCTGGTAAAATATCTGATAATTTTCCTGTAAAATCGGAGGTCATTCGTTGGAACTTACCTATTCCCTTTCCGCCGGCATAAGCCAACTCAGGAGTATCGGCAGCCTCATAGGTAACACTGCCCGGTATAAACAAACAAAGCGCCCAGTATTCACCTTCCTGATCGACATGATATAAAGCTCCTTCTTTTGTTTTAATCACAGTTAGTGCCTCACGCATTGGATCACCTCCCCGGGCGCTAATCTTTTTCTTCAGATGTGAGGTAATCCTTTCAATATTGTCCATCATGGCAGGAACATCTGTAAAGATTTTCCTGTTTTTTCGCTGCATCAGGTAATTGGGAGAAGCATCCGTTTTAGTTTTTATGATAAACGTATCATTGATAAAACCTTCTCCTAAAGTAGCTATATTCAAAATCTCGCCTTCCAGTTGAAAGTGCTCAGCTATTTCATATAAGTTTGTTTTCATATCTATATGGTTTGATTATTATTTTCTGATTTTAGATCCTTTTACTGCAAAGAATAAAATATAAAGGTATGAGGGGATATAAATCCAAAAGGCACTTTTATAATTGGCTACGGTGGTTATTTCCGATGTTCTAACCATATCGATGATAGATCCAAATATAAATGGAAGTACGGCTCCACCAACTATTCCCATCACCAGCAACGAAGCACCGGTTTTGGTAAATTTGCCCAAATCAGCTATTGCCAATGGCCAAATGGCAGGCCACATTAACGAGTTGGCAAAACCAATTAATGCCATTGCATAAATCCCTAATTCACCCGGTAACAATATAAGTATCAAAGCTGCTCCAATACCAATAAAACTAAAAGCTTTTAGTGCTGTTGACTGCGACATATATTTGGGTATCATAAACACGCCAAATAAGTAACCAATTACTAAGCCTAATGGCACATAAACGGAGAAGCTATCAAGGTTTCTGGCCGTATCACCAAACACGGCTTTGGCATATCCAATTATCGATACCATAGGAAGTGTTTCAACTCCTACGTACACAAATAAAGCGGCTACTCCCAGCAATAGATGCGGAAACTGAAAAATACTTGACTTAGATGAAACATCTCCGGCAGATACACCTGAGTTGTCGTCTTCTTCTCCTTCTGCTTTTACTTCGGGCAGTGGCGCAAAAATCATAAAAACTCCTAAAGCCAGTAAAATACCGGTTACGATATAAAAAGGTAGTGTAACATCTTCCAGTTTTACATTTTTCAGGTCAAGGAAGATTCCCAAAAATAATGAAGATAACCACCATGCTGATTTGTTCATAATCCCCATCAAACTCATTCGCATTGCCGCGCTTTCTTTTGGGCCAATTATAGTTACATAAGGATTTACTGAAGCCTGTAATACGGTATTACCAATACCTCCAATAAACAACGCCAAAAGAAATAAAGGAAAGCTTAAATGCTTTGAGGAAGGTATAAACAAAAACATTCCCAATGCCATAATAAAAAAGGCAATTACCATCCCGTTTTTATAGCCTACCTTTTTAATAATGGCTCCGGCTGGGGCTCCAAATATTACAAAAGCAGAAAAAATGGCGACTGTAACCAGATAGGATTGAGAGGTTGACAAATGGAAAGCATCTTGTAAAAATGGTGTTAAGAAACCACTAATTCCTATTCCAAAGCCTATTACAAAAAACAGTATACTAACAATTGCCAATGGCAACAAATAACTACTTCGATTCACTTGCATCGATTTTTTCATATTTTATTTTTTAATGTCGGTTATGCTTTAAATTATATTTTGCTGACAAATACATACAACTGATAATCTGGTTGATTAGCACTAGCTCAATTCTGTAACAACAATTGACTACTACAGCACTTTTATATGCCCGGCCAGTTGCTTCTTGACTTTATTTCGAAGCCAACATTTTCGGTTCATCACTTTGCTTTTTTAAAGATTCTTGCCATTTCCAGGCCGATGCCAGCATATCTTCCAGATTACGTTCTGCTTTCCATCTTAATTGTTGGTTGGCCAAATCTGTTTCTGCATATATTTTTTCAATATCTCCCGGACGGCGATTCACGATTTTATAGTTGAGCGGCTTACCACATACTTTCTCAAAAGTTTTGATAATATCCAGCACACTGTATCCATTGCCGGTTCCAACATTAAAATGTTCGTAATTGGTATCGGAAGTATTGCTTAAAAGTCGTTTAACAGCAGCGATATGTGCTTTTGCCAAATCCACCACATGAATATAATCCCTGACAGCCGTTCCGTCTTCGGTATCGTAATCATCTCCAAAAACTTTTAATTCGGGAAGAATTCCAGCACCGGTCTGCGTAATAAATGGAATCAGGTTATTAGGTACACCTTTTGGCAATTCACCAATCAAAGCGGTATCATGTGCACCAACAGGATTAAAATAACGTAGTGAAATAACATTCAGTTCCTGCCGGGCTTTACAACAATCATGAAGAATCTCTTCACAGATCTTTTTGGTATTTCCATATGGCGATTCTGCAGGTTTTAAAGGTGCATTTTCCGTTACCGGCAGCTCATCGGGCTGACCATAAACTGTGCATGACGAAGAGAAAACCAGATTTTTGCCTGCACAATGATTCAATTCTTCCAGCACATTTATCAGGGAAACCAAATTGTTTCGGTAATAGCTCACCGGAAACTGAACAGATTCTCCCACAGCCTTAAAAGCAGCAAAATGAATGATACCATCAATATTATTGTTCTCCTCAAAAAAAGCTTTCAACTCCGTTCTGTCACATAAATCAAATTGATAAAACCGGGGTTTAACTCCTGTAATTTTTTCAATTCGTGAAACTACTTCCATTTCCGAATTTGAAAGATCATCAATTATTACCACTTCAAAACCTTCGTTTATTAATTCAACTACGGTGTGAGAACCAATATATCCGGTTCCTCCTGTCACTAAAATCGTCTTTTTTGCCAATGAAATTTCCTCCCTGGTTTTAACGTACTTATAAAAATTACCCTGCAAACATATATAATTTTTTCATATTGTTC
It contains:
- a CDS encoding sugar phosphate nucleotidyltransferase, producing MKPTLLVLAAGMGSRYGGLKQIDPIGPSGETIIDYSINDAIDAGFGKIVFVVRESFEEEFKDLFNKKLEGKIEAEYVTQEIEKVPSGCEYTPERSKPWGTGHAILMAKEAINEPFAVINADDYYGREAFFTMAEFLIKECSEKVFGMVGYRLKNTISEHGSVSRGVCNTDNSDHLLSVVERTQVEKKDDGIAYRDYHKWNFIDSQSIVSMNFWGFTPGVFSHLETQFTQFLKQYGQELKSEFYIPFVISEIISEGETNVKVLKSESQWFGVTYKEDKEKAISSINTLVQQGVYPAKLWSN
- a CDS encoding MFS transporter, translating into MKKSMQVNRSSYLLPLAIVSILFFVIGFGIGISGFLTPFLQDAFHLSTSQSYLVTVAIFSAFVIFGAPAGAIIKKVGYKNGMVIAFFIMALGMFLFIPSSKHLSFPLFLLALFIGGIGNTVLQASVNPYVTIIGPKESAAMRMSLMGIMNKSAWWLSSLFLGIFLDLKNVKLEDVTLPFYIVTGILLALGVFMIFAPLPEVKAEGEEDDNSGVSAGDVSSKSSIFQFPHLLLGVAALFVYVGVETLPMVSIIGYAKAVFGDTARNLDSFSVYVPLGLVIGYLFGVFMIPKYMSQSTALKAFSFIGIGAALILILLPGELGIYAMALIGFANSLMWPAIWPLAIADLGKFTKTGASLLVMGIVGGAVLPFIFGSIIDMVRTSEITTVANYKSAFWIYIPSYLYILFFAVKGSKIRK
- the glmM gene encoding phosphoglucosamine mutase; translated protein: MTLIKSISGIRGTIGGKPGEALTPMDIVSISSAFGVWLKKSGGNKKVIIGRDARISGEMVNQLVVGALLSVGIDVVDLGLATTPSVEMAVTDYNAGGGIIITASHNPKNWNALKLLNSRGEFISDQDGKDLLKMVEEQKYTFNEVDDLGTYSKEDYLDKHIEHILNLPLVNKKLIEQAGFSIAVDAVNSVGGIAIPRLLKALGVRVVKEINCTPDGEFAHNPEPLPENIKEICSQIKDSDFDLGIIVDPDVDRLALVCENGEPFGEEYTLVAVADYILENSKGPLVANLSSTMALKDIAKKHGVEFFESAVGEVNVVKTMKEQKAAIGGEGNGGIIYPELHYGRDALVGVALFLTHLASSKKTTSELRAQFADYKMVKHKLELDDTIDLDVILEGVRNKYAKFPSNDIDGIKINFPAGWVHLRKSNTEPIIRIYGEAETEEKAQKLLSDVSHVVKSE
- a CDS encoding aminoglycoside phosphotransferase family protein produces the protein MKTNLYEIAEHFQLEGEILNIATLGEGFINDTFIIKTKTDASPNYLMQRKNRKIFTDVPAMMDNIERITSHLKKKISARGGDPMREALTVIKTKEGALYHVDQEGEYWALCLFIPGSVTYEAADTPELAYAGGKGIGKFQRMTSDFTGKLSDILPGFHNIRFRFKQWDEVLAKDPVDRKKDMEKEIAWIEERREEMLGFWEKVETGVIPTRVTHNDTKINNILFDDKGDVLCVIDLDTVLSSTALNDFGDAIRSYTNTGLEDDKDLNKVSMDIQIFEAYTRGYLSETKSFLTQVELDYLAFSAKYITYEQVLRFLMDYIDGDNYYKIKYAEHNLVRTRAQYRLLQSIEEQFDEMKKIVKANQ
- the galE gene encoding UDP-glucose 4-epimerase GalE; the encoded protein is MTGGTGYIGSHTVVELINEGFEVVIIDDLSNSEMEVVSRIEKITGVKPRFYQFDLCDRTELKAFFEENNNIDGIIHFAAFKAVGESVQFPVSYYRNNLVSLINVLEELNHCAGKNLVFSSSCTVYGQPDELPVTENAPLKPAESPYGNTKKICEEILHDCCKARQELNVISLRYFNPVGAHDTALIGELPKGVPNNLIPFITQTGAGILPELKVFGDDYDTEDGTAVRDYIHVVDLAKAHIAAVKRLLSNTSDTNYEHFNVGTGNGYSVLDIIKTFEKVCGKPLNYKIVNRRPGDIEKIYAETDLANQQLRWKAERNLEDMLASAWKWQESLKKQSDEPKMLASK